A DNA window from Boseongicola sp. contains the following coding sequences:
- a CDS encoding HAMP domain-containing protein, giving the protein MRHNIWRVRVAGRARAATLEKLNRLRRMRRVQNAATLGLVLLGPVLAVLTFLILGPLDRSATAFSLRLVLLADLVYVLVVAALVAARVGSMIIARRRKSAGSRLHLRLTGVFGLIALIPTVTVAIFAGLTINIGLEGWFSERVRSVVGASLSATEAYQQDQRNDLRADAEALAGLLDGARTRNFFVSDGELRQLLGQAQGQIQRGLREAYVIDGAAEIRTRGERSYLFDFERPDAADLARAKSGETVIIEDLVVDEMRALMPLSAYPDRYLYVSRDVDGRILGLLDEAEETAKLYTQLESERGRVVFEFGLLYLGFAVILILAAIWLGLWFAERLAQPVGRLAGAAQRVGDGDLDVRVPDEPGEDEIAMLGRLFNQMTRQLKGQRDALLETHQHTEERRRLFDSVLSSVTAGVIGLDAEGRTTFINKSAERILKMDSKGELGVALDVFVPEFAPLLKELQTSRREVEQAEVRLTRRGAAESLLVRVALRDDEDGENEGYVIAFDDVTDLVTAQRMAAWGDVARRIAHEIKNPLTPIQLSAERIKRKFRDAAGEDVAQLDSMTDVIIRQTDDLRRIVDEFSKFARMPEPDTSQHDLGRLVSDAVLLQQDAAEGVSLDSELPDHPVMAELDSTMIGQALTNLIKNAGEAVESLKEKLGLPDGHNARVLVELQTIGDTAKISISDNGIGLPEDRSRLFEPYVTTREKGTGLGLPIVKKIIEEHGGTLNLVDADPLDASGQIGARAEILLPILAGQSETSDLKVAE; this is encoded by the coding sequence GCTGGTCGTCGCCGCTCTTGTAGCCGCTCGTGTTGGTTCAATGATCATTGCCCGGCGACGAAAATCAGCGGGCTCTCGCCTACACTTGCGTCTGACCGGCGTGTTCGGATTAATCGCCCTGATCCCGACTGTCACGGTCGCCATATTCGCCGGTCTTACCATCAACATCGGACTGGAAGGATGGTTTTCAGAGCGTGTGCGCAGTGTGGTGGGCGCGTCGTTGTCCGCGACAGAGGCTTACCAGCAAGATCAACGCAATGACCTTCGGGCCGATGCCGAAGCACTAGCGGGGCTTCTGGATGGCGCACGCACACGAAACTTCTTTGTTAGTGATGGCGAACTCAGACAATTGCTCGGACAAGCCCAGGGGCAAATCCAGCGCGGGCTGCGCGAAGCTTATGTGATCGACGGCGCCGCAGAAATTCGAACCCGTGGCGAGCGGTCGTATCTTTTTGACTTTGAACGACCTGACGCTGCTGATCTGGCGCGTGCCAAGTCCGGCGAAACCGTTATCATTGAAGACCTTGTCGTTGATGAAATGCGGGCGTTGATGCCGCTCTCTGCCTATCCAGATCGATACCTTTATGTTTCGCGTGATGTGGATGGCCGTATCCTGGGATTGCTGGACGAAGCCGAAGAAACCGCGAAACTTTACACCCAGTTGGAAAGCGAACGCGGTCGCGTCGTGTTCGAGTTTGGTCTGCTTTATCTCGGATTTGCCGTTATTCTGATATTGGCCGCTATTTGGCTTGGCCTTTGGTTTGCCGAGCGTTTGGCCCAACCCGTCGGTCGTCTGGCCGGTGCTGCACAGCGCGTCGGTGACGGGGATTTGGATGTCCGTGTCCCGGATGAGCCGGGCGAAGACGAGATCGCAATGTTGGGAAGGCTATTTAACCAAATGACCCGGCAACTTAAGGGCCAGCGCGATGCTCTTTTGGAAACCCATCAGCATACTGAAGAACGCCGTCGGTTGTTCGATAGCGTGCTGTCGTCAGTCACGGCCGGGGTCATTGGCCTTGATGCTGAAGGTCGAACAACTTTTATCAACAAATCCGCCGAACGCATTCTGAAGATGGACAGCAAAGGTGAATTAGGGGTCGCGCTGGACGTTTTCGTGCCAGAGTTTGCGCCGCTCTTGAAAGAACTGCAGACATCCCGGCGCGAAGTTGAACAGGCGGAAGTGCGTTTAACCCGGCGCGGTGCAGCAGAATCATTGCTTGTTCGCGTAGCGTTGCGAGATGATGAAGATGGTGAAAACGAAGGTTATGTGATCGCCTTTGACGACGTAACCGATCTGGTCACAGCCCAGCGCATGGCCGCATGGGGCGACGTGGCCCGTCGGATTGCCCACGAGATCAAGAACCCGCTGACCCCAATCCAACTCTCTGCCGAACGCATAAAACGTAAATTCCGAGACGCTGCTGGTGAAGATGTCGCGCAATTAGACAGCATGACCGATGTTATCATTCGACAGACTGATGACTTGCGGCGCATTGTAGACGAGTTTTCGAAATTCGCCCGTATGCCCGAGCCGGATACCTCTCAACATGATCTGGGGCGCCTGGTCAGCGACGCTGTACTCTTGCAGCAGGATGCGGCAGAAGGCGTATCGCTGGATAGCGAATTGCCAGATCATCCCGTCATGGCGGAACTGGATTCTACCATGATCGGTCAGGCGCTGACAAACCTGATCAAGAACGCAGGCGAAGCGGTTGAAAGTCTGAAAGAAAAGTTAGGTCTTCCGGATGGTCACAATGCCCGCGTTCTGGTCGAGCTCCAAACAATAGGCGACACCGCCAAAATCTCAATCTCAGACAACGGCATCGGACTGCCCGAGGATCGCTCGCGATTGTTTGAACCCTACGTGACGACCCGCGAAAAGGGCACTGGTCTCGGCCTGCCCATCGTGAAGAAAATTATCGAAGAACACGGCGGCACGCTCAATCTGGTGGACGCCGATCCCCTTGACGCATCGGGGCAAATTGGTGCGCGCGCAGAAATCCTCCTGCCAATCCTGGCGGGGCAAAGTGAAACCAGCGACTTAAAAGTCGCGGAATAG
- a CDS encoding response regulator produces MGDILIVDDERDIRELISDILKDEGFTTRLAGTSDQAMAEMNKEAPSLMILDIWLKDSQMDGIDILKAVKRDNPDVPVIIISGHGNIEIAVAAIKQGAYDFIEKPFNIDQLMVVITRAMETSRLRRENSALRRKDVTTADMVGSSQAFRALKANLEKVTKSNGRVMLSGPAGSGKEIAARFIHANSNRAEGPFITVNSASIEPDRMEDVLFGRESTGRGIEPGLFEQAHGGVIFFDEIADMPLGTQSKILRVLTEQQFQRVGGGDMVRVDLRVISSTTKHLEQEVEDGNFRQELFHRLNVVPIDVPSLAERREDIPELAEFFIGEFNRTQGLPLRELSDDAIAMLQTVAWPGNVRQLKNVIERVLILGDAKGKIESSEIPGGPENEGEDDGRVVLSGGLATLPLREAREIFEREYLLTQINRFGGNISRTAGFVGMERSALHRKLKSLNVVTSSRSGTRFATVGEDAEEDA; encoded by the coding sequence ATGGGCGATATTCTAATCGTCGACGACGAAAGAGACATCCGGGAACTCATTTCGGATATATTAAAGGACGAGGGCTTTACCACTCGGCTGGCGGGAACTTCCGATCAGGCCATGGCCGAGATGAACAAAGAAGCACCTTCGCTGATGATTTTGGATATCTGGCTGAAAGACAGCCAGATGGACGGCATCGACATCCTGAAAGCTGTGAAACGCGATAATCCAGATGTGCCGGTGATCATCATCTCGGGGCACGGCAATATCGAAATTGCCGTCGCAGCCATTAAGCAGGGTGCTTATGACTTCATCGAAAAACCGTTCAACATTGATCAGCTGATGGTGGTGATTACGCGGGCGATGGAAACCTCGCGGCTCAGACGCGAAAACTCGGCGCTCAGGCGCAAGGATGTGACCACTGCCGACATGGTCGGCTCGTCCCAGGCATTCCGGGCGCTGAAGGCGAATTTGGAAAAGGTCACGAAATCAAATGGCCGTGTGATGCTGAGCGGCCCGGCAGGTAGCGGTAAAGAGATCGCCGCACGCTTCATTCACGCCAATTCAAATCGCGCTGAAGGGCCCTTTATCACAGTGAATTCGGCCTCGATCGAACCGGATCGTATGGAAGACGTGCTGTTCGGGCGTGAAAGCACCGGGCGCGGCATTGAACCGGGTCTATTCGAGCAGGCCCACGGCGGGGTTATCTTCTTTGACGAGATCGCAGATATGCCTTTGGGCACCCAGTCAAAAATCCTGCGTGTGTTGACCGAACAGCAGTTCCAGCGCGTTGGTGGCGGCGATATGGTGCGGGTTGATCTGCGTGTCATTTCATCGACCACGAAGCATCTTGAACAAGAAGTGGAAGACGGAAATTTCCGCCAGGAGTTATTCCATCGTCTGAACGTCGTGCCGATTGATGTGCCATCCCTTGCCGAACGTCGCGAGGATATTCCAGAGTTGGCAGAGTTCTTTATCGGTGAATTCAACCGAACCCAGGGCCTACCACTGCGAGAGTTGTCCGACGACGCGATCGCCATGCTGCAAACTGTCGCCTGGCCCGGAAATGTTCGACAATTGAAAAACGTTATCGAACGGGTGCTGATCCTGGGCGACGCCAAGGGCAAAATCGAGTCCTCGGAAATTCCGGGCGGCCCAGAAAACGAAGGCGAAGACGACGGGCGTGTGGTTTTGTCCGGCGGTCTTGCAACACTGCCGCTGCGCGAAGCCCGTGAAATATTCGAGCGCGAGTATCTGCTGACCCAAATCAATCGATTTGGTGGAAACATCAGCCGAACAGCCGGATTTGTCGGCATGGAAAGATCGGCATTGCACCGCAAACTGAAGTCACTGAATGTCGTTACCTCGTCGCGCTCGGGTACTCGTTTTGCCACGGTCGGCGAAGATGCCGAAGAGGATGCATAA
- the trkA gene encoding Trk system potassium transporter TrkA: MRVIICGAGQVGWQIARHLSGERNDVSVVDNNPELVRRITETLDVTGIAGHASYPDVLERAGARDADMIIAATYSDEVNMVTCQVAHSVFSVPRKIARLRAQSYLTAIYSDLYRRDHMPIDVVISPEREVAEAALRRLSAPAAFDTELFLDEQAQLVGIQLDEDCPVVNTPLRQLTDLFSTLRAIVVGVRRKGRLFTPNSGDQLFVSDQIYLMCHVEDVNRTFEIFGKTVARQERVLIIGGGNVGLAVARALESRTERLRARVIEKNRKSAELAADALERTIVLNGDGLNMELLSEAGVDRADAILAVTDDDKTNLLAAVRAKQAGCPLTIALVNDPTLIPLLDPLDIDAYINPRGTTVSSILRHIRHGRVRGVYSIGDAEAEVIEAQILSTSPMAGKTISDIEFPEGVLAGAVLKNGEVLKPRASTRIEEGDVIVVFAMASDVPEVERLFQVSIDFF, encoded by the coding sequence ATGAGGGTCATTATCTGTGGCGCAGGCCAGGTCGGTTGGCAGATTGCGCGGCATCTGTCGGGTGAGCGGAACGATGTCTCGGTTGTGGACAACAATCCTGAATTGGTTCGCCGGATCACAGAAACCTTGGATGTGACCGGCATCGCTGGCCACGCCAGTTATCCGGACGTTCTGGAGCGTGCTGGCGCGCGCGATGCGGATATGATTATCGCCGCAACTTACTCGGACGAAGTCAACATGGTGACATGTCAGGTGGCGCACTCGGTATTCTCGGTGCCGCGCAAGATCGCCCGTCTCAGGGCCCAAAGCTATCTGACCGCTATTTATTCCGATCTTTATCGTCGCGATCACATGCCTATCGATGTGGTCATTAGCCCAGAGCGTGAGGTGGCCGAAGCCGCTTTGCGACGATTGTCTGCGCCGGCTGCTTTTGACACTGAATTGTTTCTGGATGAGCAAGCGCAGCTGGTCGGCATCCAACTGGATGAAGATTGCCCGGTGGTGAATACGCCACTGCGTCAGCTCACAGATCTGTTTTCAACTTTGCGAGCCATTGTTGTTGGTGTTCGGCGCAAAGGTCGGTTGTTCACGCCAAATTCAGGCGATCAGCTTTTCGTCAGCGACCAGATCTATTTGATGTGTCACGTCGAAGATGTGAACCGGACGTTTGAGATTTTCGGTAAAACAGTGGCGCGTCAGGAACGGGTCCTTATTATTGGTGGCGGCAATGTTGGACTTGCCGTTGCGCGAGCTCTTGAAAGCCGTACTGAACGCTTGCGCGCACGGGTAATCGAAAAGAACCGCAAAAGCGCTGAATTGGCCGCTGATGCATTGGAGCGCACAATCGTTCTGAATGGTGACGGCCTGAATATGGAGCTGTTGTCCGAGGCGGGCGTAGATCGCGCCGATGCCATTTTGGCGGTCACCGATGATGACAAGACCAATCTCCTGGCGGCGGTGCGAGCCAAGCAAGCCGGTTGTCCCCTGACGATTGCCCTGGTCAACGATCCGACGCTTATACCCCTTCTGGACCCGCTGGATATCGATGCCTACATCAATCCGAGGGGCACGACTGTCAGTTCAATTCTGCGGCACATTCGCCATGGCCGTGTGCGCGGCGTGTATTCGATTGGCGACGCCGAGGCGGAAGTGATTGAGGCACAGATACTGTCAACTTCGCCAATGGCCGGCAAAACCATCAGCGACATAGAATTTCCCGAAGGCGTGTTGGCCGGAGCGGTGCTGAAAAACGGCGAAGTCCTGAAACCCCGGGCCAGCACTCGAATTGAAGAAGGCGATGTGATCGTGGTCTTCGCAATGGCCAGCGATGTGCCCGAAGTCGAAAGGTTGTTCCAAGTCTCGATCGACTTCTTCTGA
- a CDS encoding TrkH family potassium uptake protein, whose protein sequence is MARLRSLPLFVVLMGIGAAIMLIPAIHAYSTRDLNSARAFLYSAVLFLLLFTMLVLTTSNLRIRRQGRSHLISMFAFFAILPVMFAVPFYEAVPDTRFINAYVEMVSSITTTGLTLFDAERLPDTLHLWRAMVGWLGGLFIWVTAVAILAPLNLGGFEVISADSARVEADSVMMTQSTDPADRLVRFTVRLAPIYAGLTLVLWVALILAGETPLVGVIHAMSTMATSGITSGVGPDQAASGIGGEFLIFLFLIFALSRATFSGEDVAIGGRAIADDPEVRLGLILIVALPILLFLRHWIVILEDETVVTITEGLRSIWGSIFMVASFLTTTGFESAYWESARAWSGLQSPGILLLGLAILGGGVATTAGGVKLLRVYALYKHGVREMDKLSFPSSVARTGSTQRRFRRHGAYIAWIFFMLFAISIAGVSALFAFVGFDFEASLILAISTLSTTGPLLNVAGAEPITLGQLSDATKYIASASMVLGRLETLAIIALLNPDFWR, encoded by the coding sequence ATGGCGCGTCTGCGGTCTTTGCCATTGTTTGTGGTGTTGATGGGAATAGGGGCGGCAATCATGTTGATCCCGGCCATTCATGCCTATTCCACCCGCGATCTGAATTCAGCGCGGGCCTTCCTTTATTCCGCGGTTTTGTTTCTGCTATTATTTACAATGCTGGTGTTAACGACATCGAATTTGCGGATCCGCAGGCAGGGGCGCAGTCATCTGATTTCGATGTTCGCCTTTTTCGCGATCCTGCCCGTGATGTTTGCGGTGCCGTTTTATGAGGCGGTTCCGGACACAAGGTTCATCAACGCCTATGTCGAAATGGTGTCATCCATCACCACCACCGGGTTAACTCTGTTCGATGCCGAAAGGCTGCCTGACACCTTACATCTGTGGCGCGCCATGGTTGGCTGGCTGGGCGGGTTGTTCATCTGGGTCACCGCAGTTGCTATTCTGGCCCCTTTGAATTTGGGCGGCTTTGAAGTCATATCCGCCGACAGCGCCCGGGTTGAGGCTGACTCGGTCATGATGACCCAGTCGACGGATCCGGCCGACAGATTGGTCCGGTTCACCGTACGCCTTGCCCCAATCTACGCCGGTCTGACGCTGGTTCTGTGGGTGGCCCTGATCCTGGCAGGCGAAACACCATTGGTCGGCGTAATCCATGCGATGTCGACCATGGCAACTTCTGGCATCACCTCTGGTGTTGGTCCCGATCAGGCAGCTTCTGGCATCGGTGGTGAATTCCTGATCTTCCTGTTTTTGATCTTTGCACTCAGCCGGGCGACCTTTTCAGGCGAAGATGTGGCCATTGGCGGCCGCGCGATTGCTGATGATCCCGAGGTGCGTCTGGGCCTCATTCTGATCGTGGCTCTGCCCATTCTGTTGTTTTTGCGCCATTGGATCGTGATCTTGGAAGACGAAACCGTCGTCACGATAACCGAAGGATTACGCAGCATCTGGGGCAGCATCTTCATGGTTGCTTCGTTTCTGACGACCACTGGCTTTGAAAGTGCCTATTGGGAAAGCGCGCGGGCATGGTCAGGGCTGCAATCACCGGGCATCCTGTTGCTGGGACTGGCTATATTGGGCGGCGGCGTTGCAACCACAGCGGGCGGCGTAAAACTTTTGCGGGTCTATGCACTTTATAAACACGGGGTGCGCGAAATGGATAAACTCTCATTTCCATCGTCCGTTGCCCGCACGGGAAGCACACAAAGACGGTTTCGTCGCCATGGCGCATATATTGCGTGGATCTTCTTCATGCTCTTCGCCATTTCAATCGCTGGCGTTTCGGCCCTGTTTGCCTTTGTCGGCTTTGATTTCGAGGCCTCGCTCATATTGGCGATTTCCACACTTTCAACGACCGGCCCTCTATTGAATGTGGCCGGCGCCGAGCCGATCACTCTTGGTCAGCTGTCGGATGCAACCAAGTATATAGCCAGTGCGTCTATGGTTCTCGGGCGGCTCGAAACTCTGGCCATTATTGCGCTTCTGAACCCCGACTTCTGGCGCTAA
- the hfq gene encoding RNA chaperone Hfq, which translates to MASDRQNLQDAFLNHVRKTKVPVTIFLINGVKLQGVITWFDNFCVLLRRDGQSQLVYKHAISTIMPSQPINLYDGEE; encoded by the coding sequence ATGGCTTCGGACAGACAGAATTTGCAGGACGCCTTTCTCAATCACGTCAGAAAGACAAAGGTTCCGGTGACCATCTTTTTGATCAACGGCGTAAAGCTGCAGGGCGTTATCACCTGGTTTGACAACTTCTGCGTACTTCTGCGCCGTGATGGCCAGTCGCAGCTTGTGTACAAACATGCCATTTCAACGATCATGCCATCGCAGCCGATCAATCTTTATGACGGCGAAGAATAA
- the hflX gene encoding GTPase HflX, which translates to MLHPDISSEASRREPKFALDEAVSLAAALPGLDVIGCDIVRLAKPSPGMLFGSGKVEELGSRIKAEEIDLVLIDGPVTPVQQRNLERAWKAKLLDRTGLILEIFSDRAATREGVLQVEMAALSYQRTRLVRAWTHLERQRGGLGFVGGPGETQIEADRRAIDDQMTRLRRQLEKVVKTRALHRSARAKVPYPIVALVGYTNAGKSTLFNRVTGANVMAKDMLFATLDPTMRSVTLSSGRDVILSDTVGFISDLPTQLVAAFRATLEEVLAADLILHVRDISHPETEIQAEDVNAILSELGVTEDTPQIEIWNKVDLVPAEDRDQLETIANRIEDVLLLSAVTGEGQEVLVDAIGRHLDRDRKSAVLTLTHAEGRKRAWAFEQGIVKDERETEGGVELTVNWTPAQAVRFSRL; encoded by the coding sequence GTGCTACATCCAGATATCTCGTCCGAGGCCTCGCGGCGCGAGCCGAAGTTTGCTTTAGACGAAGCTGTGTCGCTTGCAGCGGCTCTTCCGGGCCTTGATGTCATCGGCTGTGATATCGTGCGTCTTGCCAAGCCAAGTCCCGGCATGCTGTTCGGCTCGGGCAAGGTCGAAGAACTCGGCAGTAGAATAAAAGCTGAAGAGATCGATCTTGTCTTGATCGATGGTCCAGTCACGCCAGTTCAGCAGCGCAACCTGGAACGGGCCTGGAAAGCCAAGCTCTTGGATCGCACCGGGCTCATTTTAGAGATCTTCTCGGACCGTGCAGCCACCCGCGAGGGTGTGCTTCAGGTGGAAATGGCGGCCCTCAGTTATCAACGAACACGTTTGGTTCGCGCCTGGACCCATCTGGAGCGTCAGCGCGGCGGACTTGGCTTTGTCGGTGGTCCCGGCGAAACCCAGATCGAGGCAGACAGACGTGCCATTGACGATCAGATGACCCGATTGCGACGGCAGTTGGAAAAAGTGGTGAAAACCCGCGCCCTCCATCGCTCGGCACGTGCCAAGGTTCCTTATCCGATTGTTGCACTTGTCGGATATACCAACGCTGGCAAATCCACCCTGTTCAACCGTGTGACCGGGGCCAACGTCATGGCTAAGGACATGCTGTTTGCCACGCTCGACCCGACCATGCGTTCAGTTACCCTAAGTTCCGGTCGGGATGTCATCCTGTCAGACACGGTGGGATTCATATCAGATCTGCCGACACAGCTTGTCGCGGCGTTCCGTGCAACGCTGGAAGAAGTATTGGCAGCGGACCTGATCCTGCATGTACGCGATATCTCCCACCCCGAGACCGAAATTCAGGCCGAGGATGTGAACGCGATTCTATCCGAACTTGGCGTCACCGAAGACACTCCGCAGATAGAGATCTGGAACAAAGTCGATTTGGTTCCGGCCGAAGATCGGGACCAGCTCGAAACCATCGCAAATCGCATCGAAGACGTGCTTTTGCTTTCCGCTGTCACCGGCGAAGGGCAGGAGGTTCTGGTCGACGCCATCGGTCGCCACCTTGATCGCGACCGCAAATCGGCAGTTTTGACACTGACTCACGCCGAAGGGCGGAAACGTGCCTGGGCTTTTGAGCAGGGCATCGTCAAAGACGAGCGCGAAACCGAGGGTGGCGTGGAATTGACCGTCAACTGGACGCCAGCTCAGGCCGTGCGCTTTTCGCGCCTCTGA
- a CDS encoding penicillin acylase family protein, whose amino-acid sequence MLRVFRWLVRITTGLVLLTLAVGVLLYWFFARSIPDYNETLQVAGISAPVEIVRDNANVPHIFGASDVDVYYGLGLAHAQDRLWQMLLMRRVAQGRLAEMFGARAVKTDELLRRFDMYPLSVKSVAVQDDYTTAALQAYSAGVNSWLNEVNEGVRGRGAPEFWLFEPSIAPWQPADSIAVGKVMALRMSDHLQNEVLRAQMSLLLSDERLADIMPNSPGAAVAELPDFASLFDANPDTFALATAGSMSWLSPAGPRGLNGASNAWAAAPSRSAAGGTLLANDPHLALDAPSIWYLARLELQTGGVIGGTIPGAPILLVGRSDKLGWGLTNSYVDDQDIFIEKINPDNSEEYLTPSGWQKVRSRRSIINVKDADPVSLTLRWTENGPILPGSQYELGSITPPGHVAAIGWTALSANDTTLSALTGLMRAGSVQEALKASELFVATAQNLTVVDRESVALKVIGKLPRRDIRHQSQGRIPAPGWLTVNRWQGVLPYSDNPEYVDPDGGILGNTNNKTIDRPFPRHVSHYWPDTQRIQRLQRLMQTREVHTRESFIEAQLDTVSTTARTLLPLIARDLWFTSEAAPEGTIERQRKRALDLLAEWNGEMNEHLPEPLIYAAWIRAVQQRLIRDELGPRASNFLHPEPVFLERVYRDIDGASAWCDVLQSAAIESCSDIARLALDDALLWIDENYGTTVESLRWGDAHEAVHSHSVLGDVGWISWLVNIRQSTSGGDNTLQRGVTRGTGPGVFENVSAAAYRGVYDFADPDSSVFIISTGQSGHPLSRHYDDLGELWRRGEYIPMTLDPDLARAGAVGKTTLLPGG is encoded by the coding sequence ATGCTTCGCGTCTTTCGCTGGCTTGTGCGCATCACAACTGGGCTTGTCCTGCTGACGCTGGCCGTCGGGGTCTTGCTCTATTGGTTTTTTGCCCGCTCCATCCCGGACTACAACGAAACTTTGCAAGTGGCCGGTATCAGCGCCCCGGTTGAGATCGTGCGCGACAATGCGAATGTGCCGCATATTTTCGGCGCGTCGGATGTGGATGTCTATTATGGTCTGGGACTGGCTCATGCGCAGGATCGGCTTTGGCAAATGCTTCTTATGCGTCGTGTCGCCCAAGGCCGATTGGCAGAGATGTTTGGTGCTCGGGCGGTCAAGACCGACGAACTGTTGCGTCGGTTTGATATGTATCCGCTATCGGTCAAATCCGTGGCAGTTCAGGATGACTACACGACAGCCGCACTTCAGGCCTATTCAGCGGGCGTAAATTCCTGGTTGAATGAAGTGAACGAAGGCGTGCGCGGTCGCGGAGCCCCGGAGTTCTGGTTGTTTGAGCCCTCTATCGCCCCATGGCAGCCTGCTGACAGTATTGCAGTTGGCAAGGTTATGGCGTTGCGGATGTCTGATCATTTGCAAAACGAGGTCCTGCGCGCGCAGATGTCTTTGTTGCTGTCGGACGAACGATTGGCAGATATCATGCCCAACAGTCCCGGGGCCGCGGTTGCCGAGCTTCCGGATTTCGCCAGCCTGTTTGACGCCAATCCCGACACATTTGCTCTTGCCACCGCTGGATCAATGTCGTGGTTATCACCAGCGGGTCCACGGGGGTTGAACGGCGCGTCAAATGCCTGGGCGGCCGCGCCTTCGCGGTCTGCGGCCGGGGGCACGCTTTTGGCCAATGATCCGCATCTGGCGCTGGATGCCCCGTCCATCTGGTATCTGGCACGGCTGGAACTGCAGACCGGTGGCGTCATTGGCGGAACAATTCCGGGCGCACCGATTTTATTGGTTGGGCGGTCCGACAAACTGGGTTGGGGTTTGACCAATTCCTATGTCGATGATCAGGATATTTTCATCGAAAAGATCAATCCCGACAATTCAGAAGAATATCTGACGCCGTCGGGTTGGCAAAAAGTCCGGTCGCGGCGTTCGATCATCAATGTAAAAGACGCAGACCCGGTGTCGCTGACACTTCGATGGACCGAAAACGGCCCCATTTTGCCCGGATCGCAGTATGAGCTTGGCTCAATCACACCGCCCGGACATGTTGCGGCCATTGGTTGGACGGCGCTTTCGGCGAATGACACCACCCTGTCTGCATTGACCGGTCTGATGCGGGCCGGTTCAGTGCAAGAGGCGCTGAAAGCAAGTGAGCTTTTCGTTGCGACTGCTCAGAATTTGACGGTTGTTGATCGCGAAAGCGTTGCCTTGAAAGTCATCGGTAAGCTACCGCGCCGCGATATCCGGCATCAATCGCAAGGGCGCATTCCCGCTCCGGGCTGGTTGACGGTCAACCGATGGCAGGGTGTGTTGCCCTACAGCGATAACCCGGAATACGTCGATCCGGATGGCGGCATTTTGGGCAATACCAACAACAAAACTATTGATCGGCCATTTCCACGCCATGTCAGCCACTATTGGCCAGATACGCAGCGTATTCAGAGGCTCCAGCGCCTGATGCAGACTCGGGAAGTGCACACGCGGGAGAGTTTCATCGAGGCTCAGCTGGATACTGTATCAACGACGGCGCGCACTTTGTTGCCCCTGATTGCGCGGGATCTGTGGTTCACGTCCGAGGCAGCGCCGGAAGGCACGATTGAAAGGCAGCGCAAACGCGCGTTGGATTTGCTGGCCGAGTGGAATGGTGAGATGAACGAACATCTGCCCGAGCCATTGATCTATGCTGCCTGGATCCGAGCAGTTCAGCAGCGTCTGATCCGTGATGAGCTAGGGCCACGGGCCAGCAACTTTCTCCACCCTGAACCGGTGTTCCTTGAGCGGGTTTATCGTGACATCGACGGGGCGTCGGCCTGGTGTGATGTATTGCAATCAGCGGCAATTGAAAGTTGTTCGGACATTGCGCGCCTGGCGTTAGATGACGCATTGCTTTGGATAGACGAAAACTATGGCACCACGGTGGAAAGTCTTCGTTGGGGTGACGCCCATGAGGCGGTGCATTCACATAGTGTATTGGGTGATGTGGGTTGGATTTCCTGGCTGGTGAACATTCGTCAATCCACCAGCGGCGGAGACAACACCTTACAGCGCGGGGTCACGCGGGGAACCGGACCTGGCGTGTTCGAAAACGTCAGTGCAGCCGCTTATCGCGGGGTCTATGACTTTGCAGATCCGGATAGCTCGGTTTTTATCATTTCCACGGGACAAAGTGGGCATCCGTTGTCGCGTCACTATGACGATCTGGGAGAACTTTGGCGCCGTGGGGAGTACATTCCGATGACGCTGGACCCGGATCTTGCGCGTGCGGGGGCGGTCGGGAAAACCACTTTGTTACCGGGCGGCTGA